One genomic segment of Hevea brasiliensis isolate MT/VB/25A 57/8 chromosome 3, ASM3005281v1, whole genome shotgun sequence includes these proteins:
- the LOC110641626 gene encoding protein BREAST CANCER SUSCEPTIBILITY 2 homolog B isoform X1, whose translation MSTWKIFSDAGNNFQWESSSQITHSKPLNASNIPPIQPLGCTPRLPSMADILLQDCSTFLENGEEDVEHAPMFRTGLGKSVALKQSSIAKALSVLGDNDNAISSDETHCTDNVGGFNNSLFCTGSGKSVNVSSAGLIRAKALLGLENNNDVSSFQGFQHPRKSSNAIEEHEWRGSLHLRMKEGMKRSAIESVPRPTLISKASSVGSKLSDVVNPSLLQHELNNSTPKPPPIKFHTAGGRSLSVSSDALERAKSLLGDPDLGTLLNEEDAVDPGLSVSKESRFNDASSTKETDFHSAFTYPATAKSKHNSKIFISPMRLSTNQVPSSLNSENIVLGISLIKKFDAVDDDKFCGLDNAAPSIQRPLSNGSCKTDTVEDNSLEIFIGSRINPNVRSSRGPLIDISNTIGTFYTNNEKRRFGRGTSTSPFKRPRSSKFTAPLNRNVSYAPSGLSASSSENSCCRRTISTRYPFHIPRMYIKEYFGVPSSDKGLLEHFTEEIRWIKADTAEKYTFFDESGLNCIGGEAFYHMLVQSGASVQYASKEWIANHYKWIVWKLACYERCYPLKAATRFLTVTNVLEELKYRYEREVNHGHRSAIKRILEGDAPPSSMLVVCISAIRISCEPKIETVAANGGECSNAAKVELTDGWYSIESLLDGPLSKQLAARKLFVGQKLRIWGAGLCGWVGPVSPLQAPRTVSLLLHINGTYRAHWADRLGFCKDVGPPLAFRCIKSNGGLVPQTLVGVTRIYPVLFKEKLINGGSIVRTERMESKTTQSYNQRRSAVVEGIVSEYQRGMKGSYIYNDSDSEGAKILKILETAAEPEVIMAEMSPEQLTSFASYQAKLEAIKQLDMEEEIKKALRDAGLGEREVTPFMRVRVVGLTNYQGKGFPKVGLITIWNPTEKQQSELVEGQAYAVAGLLPVNSDSNTLYLQARGSTTKWQPLSSFTIQHFRPFFSPRVSVLLSNLGEVPLSSEFDTAAYIVHVGEVYTTAQWKKQWVFVTDNSLSTLESEEISNSLLAISFCSPYIDGDSFSPINYNLAGSTAGFINLIKKAKDQINNIWIAEATENSIYSLSFDSPNCSHLKSAAASAQSWAKTSSLIIDKLKEKVLFIIGNHKARS comes from the exons ATGTCGACGTGGAAGATCTTCTCCGACGCCGGAAATAATTTCCAGTGGGAATCCTCCTCTCAAATCACTCACAGCAAGCCCTTAAATGCATCAAACATTCCCCCGATTCAACCTCTCGGCTGCACTCCTCGCCTCCCTTCCATGGCCGATATCCTACTTCAAG ATTGTTCCACGTTTCTAGAGAACGGCGAAGAGGATGTCGAGCATGCTCCGATGTTCCGTACAGGATTAGGGAAGTCGGTTGCATTGAAACAATCTTCGATTGCGAAAGCGTTGTCTGTTCTTGGAGACAATGATAATGCTATCAGCTCTG ATGAAACACATTGTACAGATAACGTAGGTGGATTCAACAACTCCTTGTTCTGTACGGGGTCAGGCAAATCAGTCAATGTATCTTCTGCTGGTCTGATCAGAGCCAAGGCATTGTTGGGCTTGGAAAACAATAATGATGTCTCCAGTTTTCAAGGCTTTCAACATCCAAGGAAATCATCTAATGCCATTGAAGAGCATGAGTGGCGAGGTTCTTTGCATTTGAGGATGAAAGAAGGTATGAAAAGAAGTGCAATAGAATCAGTTCCAAGGCCAACTTTAATTTCTAAGGCTAGTTCGGTCGGAAGCAAATTATCAGATGTGGTCAATCCAAGCTTGTTGCAACATGAACTAAATAATTCCACTCCCAAACCACCTCCCATTAAATTCCATACTGCAGGTGGAAGATCCTTATCTGTTTCCAGTGATGCATTGGAACGTGCAAAGAGTCTTCTTGGTGATCCAGACTTGGGTACTTTGTTAAATGAAGAGGATGCAGTTGATCCAGGCCTTTCAGTTTCCAAAGAGAGTAGATTCAATGATGCTTCATCCACCAAGGAAACAGATTTTCACTCTGCTTTTACTTATCCAGCAACTGCAAAGAGCAAGCATAACTCAAAAATTTTCATATCCCCTATGAGATTATCTACAAACCAAGTTCCATCATCCTTAAATTCGGAAAATATTGTTTTGGGAATTAGCTTGATAAAGAAATTTGATGCAGTTGATGACGACAAATTTTGTGGGTTGGATAATGCTGCACCTTCCATTCAGAGGCCCTTAAGCAACGGGTCCTGTAAAACTGATACGGTGGAGGATAATTCCTTGGAAATTTTTATTGGTTCAAGGATTAATCCAAATGTAAGGTCATCTCGAGGGCCATTGATTGACATTTCAAACACCATTGGCACATTTTACACAAATAATGAAAAGAGGAGATTTGGAAGGGGAACTTCTACATCTCCATTCAAGAGGCCCCGTAGCTCCAAATTTACCGCCCCTTTGAACAGGAATGTCTCATATGCTCCTAGTG GTTTATCTGCTTCCTCATCTGAAAATTCTTGCTGCAGAAGAACAATTTCCACTAGATATCCTTTTCATATTCCAAGAATGTACATCAAGGAGTATTTTGGAGTGCCTTCCTCAGACAAAGGCTTG TTGGAGCACTTCACAGAAGAAATAAGATGGATCAAAGCAGATACTGCAGAAAAGTACACATTTTTTGATGAATCTGGCCTGAACTGTATTGGAGGAGAAGCTTTCTACCACATGTTGGTTCAATCAGGAGCTTCAGTACAATACGCTTCTAAAGA GTGGATTGCAAATCACTATAAGTGGATAGTTTGGAAACTTGCATGTTATGAGAGATGCTATCCCTTGAAAGCTGCCACAAGGTTTTTGACAGTCACCAATGTGCTTGAGGAACTGAAGTATAG ATATGAAAGAGAAGTGAACCATGGCCACCGTTCTGCAATTAAGAGAATTCTGGAAGGAGATGCACCTCCTTCTTCAATGTTGGTTGTTTGCATTTCAGCTATCCGCATCAGTTGTGAACCAAAGATTGAGACTGTGGCAGCAAATGGAGGTGAATGTAGTAATGCTGCAAAAGTGGAACTAACAGATGGGTG GTATTCAATAGAATCTCTTTTGGATGGACCATTGTCAAAGCAACTAGCTGCTAGAAAGCTGTTTGTGGGCCAGAAACTTCGA ATATGGGGAGCTGGATTATGTGGCTGGGTTGGCCCTGTTTCACCCCTTCAG GCACCAAGGACAGTTAGTTTGTTGTTGCATATTAATGGAACTTACAGAGCTCATTGGGCTGACCGATTAGGATTTT GCAAGGATGTTGGTCCTCCTTTGGCATTTAGGTGCATCAAAAGTAATGGGGGTCTTGTTCCTCAGACATTAGTTGGAGTCACACGAATATATCCTGTTCTGTTCAAGGAGAA GTTAATTAATGGTGGATCTATTGTGAGAACAGAGAGAATGGAGTCTAAAACAACACAATCATACAACCAGAG GCGTTCGGCTGTTGTAGAAGGCATTGTTTCTGAGTATCAAAGAGGGATGAAAGGGTCCTACATTTATAATGACAGTGATAGTGAAGGAGCTAAAATTTTGAAGATACTTGAGACAGCAGCAGAACCAGAAGTTATAATGGCAGAGATGAGTCCAGAGCAACTAACTTCGTTTGCCTCTTACCAAGCAAAACTAGAG GCAATAAAGCaattggacatggaggaagaaatTAAGAAAGCTCTGCGAGATGCTGGCTTAGGGGAGAGAGAAGTGACCCCATTTATGAGGGTTAGAGTGGTTGGACTAACAAATTATCAAGGCAAGGGCTTTCCTAAAGTAGGTTTAATAACAATTTGGAACCCGACAGAAAAGCAG CAAAGTGAGCTGGTTGAGGGACAGGCCTATGCTGTAGCAGGACTTTTACCAGTGAACTCTGACTCAAATACGCTATACTTACAAGCAAGAGGATCTACAACCAAATGGCAACCCTTATCTTCCTTCACAATCCAACACTTTCG GCCCTTTTTCAGTCCTCGAGTATCAGTTTTATTGTCAAATTTGGGTGAAGTTCCTCTTTCCAG TGAATTTGATACTGCTGCATATATTGTGCATGTGGGAGAGGTTTACACAACTGCACAGTGGAAGAAACAGTGGGTGTTTGTTACTGATAACTCTCTTTCCACTTTAGAgtcagaagaaatatcaaattctTTACTTGCCATCAGCTTCTGCTCACCATATATAGATGGTGATTCATTCTCACCAATCAACTATAATCTTGCAGGATCCACA GCTGGTTTCATTAATCTCATCAAGAAAGCAAAGGACCAAATAAATAATATCTGGATTGCAGAAGCAACAGAAAATTCAATTTATTCTTTAAGTTTTGATTCCCCAAATTGTTCTCACCTTAAAAGTGCTGCTGCTTCTGCTCAAAGCTGGGCAAAGACCTCCAGCTTG ATTATTGATAAACTTAAAGAGAAAGTTCTATTTATTATTGGCAATCATAAGGCTAGAAGTTGA
- the LOC110641626 gene encoding protein BREAST CANCER SUSCEPTIBILITY 2 homolog B isoform X2 produces MSTWKIFSDAGNNFQWESSSQITHSKPLNASNIPPIQPLGCTPRLPSMADILLQDCSTFLENGEEDVEHAPMFRTGLGKSVALKQSSIAKALSVLGDNDNAISSDETHCTDNVGGFNNSLFCTGSGKSVNVSSAGLIRAKALLGLENNNDVSSFQGFQHPRKSSNAIEEHEWRGSLHLRMKEGMKRSAIESVPRPTLISKASSVGSKLSDVVNPSLLQHELNNSTPKPPPIKFHTAGGRSLSVSSDALERAKSLLGDPDLGTLLNEEDAVDPGLSVSKESRFNDASSTKETDFHSAFTYPATAKSKHNSKIFISPMRLSTNQVPSSLNSENIVLGISLIKKFDAVDDDKFCGLDNAAPSIQRPLSNGSCKTDTVEDNSLEIFIGSRINPNVRSSRGPLIDISNTIGTFYTNNEKRRFGRGTSTSPFKRPRSSKFTAPLNRNVSYAPSGLSASSSENSCCRRTISTRYPFHIPRMYIKEYFGVPSSDKGLLEHFTEEIRWIKADTAEKYTFFDESGLNCIGGEAFYHMLVQSGASVQYASKEWIANHYKWIVWKLACYERCYPLKAATRFLTVTNVLEELKYRYEREVNHGHRSAIKRILEGDAPPSSMLVVCISAIRISCEPKIETVAANGGECSNAAKVELTDGYSIESLLDGPLSKQLAARKLFVGQKLRIWGAGLCGWVGPVSPLQAPRTVSLLLHINGTYRAHWADRLGFCKDVGPPLAFRCIKSNGGLVPQTLVGVTRIYPVLFKEKLINGGSIVRTERMESKTTQSYNQRRSAVVEGIVSEYQRGMKGSYIYNDSDSEGAKILKILETAAEPEVIMAEMSPEQLTSFASYQAKLEAIKQLDMEEEIKKALRDAGLGEREVTPFMRVRVVGLTNYQGKGFPKVGLITIWNPTEKQQSELVEGQAYAVAGLLPVNSDSNTLYLQARGSTTKWQPLSSFTIQHFRPFFSPRVSVLLSNLGEVPLSSEFDTAAYIVHVGEVYTTAQWKKQWVFVTDNSLSTLESEEISNSLLAISFCSPYIDGDSFSPINYNLAGSTAGFINLIKKAKDQINNIWIAEATENSIYSLSFDSPNCSHLKSAAASAQSWAKTSSLIIDKLKEKVLFIIGNHKARS; encoded by the exons ATGTCGACGTGGAAGATCTTCTCCGACGCCGGAAATAATTTCCAGTGGGAATCCTCCTCTCAAATCACTCACAGCAAGCCCTTAAATGCATCAAACATTCCCCCGATTCAACCTCTCGGCTGCACTCCTCGCCTCCCTTCCATGGCCGATATCCTACTTCAAG ATTGTTCCACGTTTCTAGAGAACGGCGAAGAGGATGTCGAGCATGCTCCGATGTTCCGTACAGGATTAGGGAAGTCGGTTGCATTGAAACAATCTTCGATTGCGAAAGCGTTGTCTGTTCTTGGAGACAATGATAATGCTATCAGCTCTG ATGAAACACATTGTACAGATAACGTAGGTGGATTCAACAACTCCTTGTTCTGTACGGGGTCAGGCAAATCAGTCAATGTATCTTCTGCTGGTCTGATCAGAGCCAAGGCATTGTTGGGCTTGGAAAACAATAATGATGTCTCCAGTTTTCAAGGCTTTCAACATCCAAGGAAATCATCTAATGCCATTGAAGAGCATGAGTGGCGAGGTTCTTTGCATTTGAGGATGAAAGAAGGTATGAAAAGAAGTGCAATAGAATCAGTTCCAAGGCCAACTTTAATTTCTAAGGCTAGTTCGGTCGGAAGCAAATTATCAGATGTGGTCAATCCAAGCTTGTTGCAACATGAACTAAATAATTCCACTCCCAAACCACCTCCCATTAAATTCCATACTGCAGGTGGAAGATCCTTATCTGTTTCCAGTGATGCATTGGAACGTGCAAAGAGTCTTCTTGGTGATCCAGACTTGGGTACTTTGTTAAATGAAGAGGATGCAGTTGATCCAGGCCTTTCAGTTTCCAAAGAGAGTAGATTCAATGATGCTTCATCCACCAAGGAAACAGATTTTCACTCTGCTTTTACTTATCCAGCAACTGCAAAGAGCAAGCATAACTCAAAAATTTTCATATCCCCTATGAGATTATCTACAAACCAAGTTCCATCATCCTTAAATTCGGAAAATATTGTTTTGGGAATTAGCTTGATAAAGAAATTTGATGCAGTTGATGACGACAAATTTTGTGGGTTGGATAATGCTGCACCTTCCATTCAGAGGCCCTTAAGCAACGGGTCCTGTAAAACTGATACGGTGGAGGATAATTCCTTGGAAATTTTTATTGGTTCAAGGATTAATCCAAATGTAAGGTCATCTCGAGGGCCATTGATTGACATTTCAAACACCATTGGCACATTTTACACAAATAATGAAAAGAGGAGATTTGGAAGGGGAACTTCTACATCTCCATTCAAGAGGCCCCGTAGCTCCAAATTTACCGCCCCTTTGAACAGGAATGTCTCATATGCTCCTAGTG GTTTATCTGCTTCCTCATCTGAAAATTCTTGCTGCAGAAGAACAATTTCCACTAGATATCCTTTTCATATTCCAAGAATGTACATCAAGGAGTATTTTGGAGTGCCTTCCTCAGACAAAGGCTTG TTGGAGCACTTCACAGAAGAAATAAGATGGATCAAAGCAGATACTGCAGAAAAGTACACATTTTTTGATGAATCTGGCCTGAACTGTATTGGAGGAGAAGCTTTCTACCACATGTTGGTTCAATCAGGAGCTTCAGTACAATACGCTTCTAAAGA GTGGATTGCAAATCACTATAAGTGGATAGTTTGGAAACTTGCATGTTATGAGAGATGCTATCCCTTGAAAGCTGCCACAAGGTTTTTGACAGTCACCAATGTGCTTGAGGAACTGAAGTATAG ATATGAAAGAGAAGTGAACCATGGCCACCGTTCTGCAATTAAGAGAATTCTGGAAGGAGATGCACCTCCTTCTTCAATGTTGGTTGTTTGCATTTCAGCTATCCGCATCAGTTGTGAACCAAAGATTGAGACTGTGGCAGCAAATGGAGGTGAATGTAGTAATGCTGCAAAAGTGGAACTAACAGATGG GTATTCAATAGAATCTCTTTTGGATGGACCATTGTCAAAGCAACTAGCTGCTAGAAAGCTGTTTGTGGGCCAGAAACTTCGA ATATGGGGAGCTGGATTATGTGGCTGGGTTGGCCCTGTTTCACCCCTTCAG GCACCAAGGACAGTTAGTTTGTTGTTGCATATTAATGGAACTTACAGAGCTCATTGGGCTGACCGATTAGGATTTT GCAAGGATGTTGGTCCTCCTTTGGCATTTAGGTGCATCAAAAGTAATGGGGGTCTTGTTCCTCAGACATTAGTTGGAGTCACACGAATATATCCTGTTCTGTTCAAGGAGAA GTTAATTAATGGTGGATCTATTGTGAGAACAGAGAGAATGGAGTCTAAAACAACACAATCATACAACCAGAG GCGTTCGGCTGTTGTAGAAGGCATTGTTTCTGAGTATCAAAGAGGGATGAAAGGGTCCTACATTTATAATGACAGTGATAGTGAAGGAGCTAAAATTTTGAAGATACTTGAGACAGCAGCAGAACCAGAAGTTATAATGGCAGAGATGAGTCCAGAGCAACTAACTTCGTTTGCCTCTTACCAAGCAAAACTAGAG GCAATAAAGCaattggacatggaggaagaaatTAAGAAAGCTCTGCGAGATGCTGGCTTAGGGGAGAGAGAAGTGACCCCATTTATGAGGGTTAGAGTGGTTGGACTAACAAATTATCAAGGCAAGGGCTTTCCTAAAGTAGGTTTAATAACAATTTGGAACCCGACAGAAAAGCAG CAAAGTGAGCTGGTTGAGGGACAGGCCTATGCTGTAGCAGGACTTTTACCAGTGAACTCTGACTCAAATACGCTATACTTACAAGCAAGAGGATCTACAACCAAATGGCAACCCTTATCTTCCTTCACAATCCAACACTTTCG GCCCTTTTTCAGTCCTCGAGTATCAGTTTTATTGTCAAATTTGGGTGAAGTTCCTCTTTCCAG TGAATTTGATACTGCTGCATATATTGTGCATGTGGGAGAGGTTTACACAACTGCACAGTGGAAGAAACAGTGGGTGTTTGTTACTGATAACTCTCTTTCCACTTTAGAgtcagaagaaatatcaaattctTTACTTGCCATCAGCTTCTGCTCACCATATATAGATGGTGATTCATTCTCACCAATCAACTATAATCTTGCAGGATCCACA GCTGGTTTCATTAATCTCATCAAGAAAGCAAAGGACCAAATAAATAATATCTGGATTGCAGAAGCAACAGAAAATTCAATTTATTCTTTAAGTTTTGATTCCCCAAATTGTTCTCACCTTAAAAGTGCTGCTGCTTCTGCTCAAAGCTGGGCAAAGACCTCCAGCTTG ATTATTGATAAACTTAAAGAGAAAGTTCTATTTATTATTGGCAATCATAAGGCTAGAAGTTGA
- the LOC110641626 gene encoding protein BREAST CANCER SUSCEPTIBILITY 2 homolog B isoform X3, which yields MSTWKIFSDAGNNFQWESSSQITHSKPLNASNIPPIQPLGCTPRLPSMADILLQDCSTFLENGEEDVEHAPMFRTGLGKSVALKQSSIAKALSVLGDNDNAISSDETHCTDNVGGFNNSLFCTGSGKSVNVSSAGLIRAKALLGLENNNDVSSFQGFQHPRKSSNAIEEHEWRGSLHLRMKEGMKRSAIESVPRPTLISKASSVGSKLSDVVNPSLLQHELNNSTPKPPPIKFHTAGGRSLSVSSDALERAKSLLGDPDLGTLLNEEDAVDPGLSVSKESRFNDASSTKETDFHSAFTYPATAKSKHNSKIFISPMRLSTNQVPSSLNSENIVLGISLIKKFDAVDDDKFCGLDNAAPSIQRPLSNGSCKTDTVEDNSLEIFIGSRINPNVRSSRGPLIDISNTIGTFYTNNEKRRFGRGTSTSPFKRPRSSKFTAPLNRNVSYAPSGLSASSSENSCCRRTISTRYPFHIPRMYIKEYFGVPSSDKGLLEHFTEEIRWIKADTAEKYTFFDESGLNCIGGEAFYHMLVQSGASVQYASKEWIANHYKWIVWKLACYERCYPLKAATRFLTVTNVLEELKYRYEREVNHGHRSAIKRILEGDAPPSSMLVVCISAIRISCEPKIETVAANGGECSNAAKVELTDGWYSIESLLDGPLSKQLAARKLFVGQKLRIWGAGLCGWVGPVSPLQAPRTVSLLLHINGTYRAHWADRLGFCKDVGPPLAFRCIKSNGGLVPQTLVGVTRIYPVLFKEKLINGGSIVRTERMESKTTQSYNQRRSAVVEGIVSEYQRGMKGSYIYNDSDSEGAKILKILETAAEPEVIMAEMSPEQLTSFASYQAKLEAIKQLDMEEEIKKALRDAGLGEREVTPFMRVRVVGLTNYQGKGFPKVGLITIWNPTEKQQSELVEGQAYAVAGLLPVNSDSNTLYLQARGSTTKWQPLSSFTIQHFRPFFSPRVSVLLSNLGEVPLSSEFDTAAYIVHVGEVYTTAQWKKQIHSESSSFFYSQTPNTPICESNMDWFIVENCQWDMLVSLISSRKQRTK from the exons ATGTCGACGTGGAAGATCTTCTCCGACGCCGGAAATAATTTCCAGTGGGAATCCTCCTCTCAAATCACTCACAGCAAGCCCTTAAATGCATCAAACATTCCCCCGATTCAACCTCTCGGCTGCACTCCTCGCCTCCCTTCCATGGCCGATATCCTACTTCAAG ATTGTTCCACGTTTCTAGAGAACGGCGAAGAGGATGTCGAGCATGCTCCGATGTTCCGTACAGGATTAGGGAAGTCGGTTGCATTGAAACAATCTTCGATTGCGAAAGCGTTGTCTGTTCTTGGAGACAATGATAATGCTATCAGCTCTG ATGAAACACATTGTACAGATAACGTAGGTGGATTCAACAACTCCTTGTTCTGTACGGGGTCAGGCAAATCAGTCAATGTATCTTCTGCTGGTCTGATCAGAGCCAAGGCATTGTTGGGCTTGGAAAACAATAATGATGTCTCCAGTTTTCAAGGCTTTCAACATCCAAGGAAATCATCTAATGCCATTGAAGAGCATGAGTGGCGAGGTTCTTTGCATTTGAGGATGAAAGAAGGTATGAAAAGAAGTGCAATAGAATCAGTTCCAAGGCCAACTTTAATTTCTAAGGCTAGTTCGGTCGGAAGCAAATTATCAGATGTGGTCAATCCAAGCTTGTTGCAACATGAACTAAATAATTCCACTCCCAAACCACCTCCCATTAAATTCCATACTGCAGGTGGAAGATCCTTATCTGTTTCCAGTGATGCATTGGAACGTGCAAAGAGTCTTCTTGGTGATCCAGACTTGGGTACTTTGTTAAATGAAGAGGATGCAGTTGATCCAGGCCTTTCAGTTTCCAAAGAGAGTAGATTCAATGATGCTTCATCCACCAAGGAAACAGATTTTCACTCTGCTTTTACTTATCCAGCAACTGCAAAGAGCAAGCATAACTCAAAAATTTTCATATCCCCTATGAGATTATCTACAAACCAAGTTCCATCATCCTTAAATTCGGAAAATATTGTTTTGGGAATTAGCTTGATAAAGAAATTTGATGCAGTTGATGACGACAAATTTTGTGGGTTGGATAATGCTGCACCTTCCATTCAGAGGCCCTTAAGCAACGGGTCCTGTAAAACTGATACGGTGGAGGATAATTCCTTGGAAATTTTTATTGGTTCAAGGATTAATCCAAATGTAAGGTCATCTCGAGGGCCATTGATTGACATTTCAAACACCATTGGCACATTTTACACAAATAATGAAAAGAGGAGATTTGGAAGGGGAACTTCTACATCTCCATTCAAGAGGCCCCGTAGCTCCAAATTTACCGCCCCTTTGAACAGGAATGTCTCATATGCTCCTAGTG GTTTATCTGCTTCCTCATCTGAAAATTCTTGCTGCAGAAGAACAATTTCCACTAGATATCCTTTTCATATTCCAAGAATGTACATCAAGGAGTATTTTGGAGTGCCTTCCTCAGACAAAGGCTTG TTGGAGCACTTCACAGAAGAAATAAGATGGATCAAAGCAGATACTGCAGAAAAGTACACATTTTTTGATGAATCTGGCCTGAACTGTATTGGAGGAGAAGCTTTCTACCACATGTTGGTTCAATCAGGAGCTTCAGTACAATACGCTTCTAAAGA GTGGATTGCAAATCACTATAAGTGGATAGTTTGGAAACTTGCATGTTATGAGAGATGCTATCCCTTGAAAGCTGCCACAAGGTTTTTGACAGTCACCAATGTGCTTGAGGAACTGAAGTATAG ATATGAAAGAGAAGTGAACCATGGCCACCGTTCTGCAATTAAGAGAATTCTGGAAGGAGATGCACCTCCTTCTTCAATGTTGGTTGTTTGCATTTCAGCTATCCGCATCAGTTGTGAACCAAAGATTGAGACTGTGGCAGCAAATGGAGGTGAATGTAGTAATGCTGCAAAAGTGGAACTAACAGATGGGTG GTATTCAATAGAATCTCTTTTGGATGGACCATTGTCAAAGCAACTAGCTGCTAGAAAGCTGTTTGTGGGCCAGAAACTTCGA ATATGGGGAGCTGGATTATGTGGCTGGGTTGGCCCTGTTTCACCCCTTCAG GCACCAAGGACAGTTAGTTTGTTGTTGCATATTAATGGAACTTACAGAGCTCATTGGGCTGACCGATTAGGATTTT GCAAGGATGTTGGTCCTCCTTTGGCATTTAGGTGCATCAAAAGTAATGGGGGTCTTGTTCCTCAGACATTAGTTGGAGTCACACGAATATATCCTGTTCTGTTCAAGGAGAA GTTAATTAATGGTGGATCTATTGTGAGAACAGAGAGAATGGAGTCTAAAACAACACAATCATACAACCAGAG GCGTTCGGCTGTTGTAGAAGGCATTGTTTCTGAGTATCAAAGAGGGATGAAAGGGTCCTACATTTATAATGACAGTGATAGTGAAGGAGCTAAAATTTTGAAGATACTTGAGACAGCAGCAGAACCAGAAGTTATAATGGCAGAGATGAGTCCAGAGCAACTAACTTCGTTTGCCTCTTACCAAGCAAAACTAGAG GCAATAAAGCaattggacatggaggaagaaatTAAGAAAGCTCTGCGAGATGCTGGCTTAGGGGAGAGAGAAGTGACCCCATTTATGAGGGTTAGAGTGGTTGGACTAACAAATTATCAAGGCAAGGGCTTTCCTAAAGTAGGTTTAATAACAATTTGGAACCCGACAGAAAAGCAG CAAAGTGAGCTGGTTGAGGGACAGGCCTATGCTGTAGCAGGACTTTTACCAGTGAACTCTGACTCAAATACGCTATACTTACAAGCAAGAGGATCTACAACCAAATGGCAACCCTTATCTTCCTTCACAATCCAACACTTTCG GCCCTTTTTCAGTCCTCGAGTATCAGTTTTATTGTCAAATTTGGGTGAAGTTCCTCTTTCCAG TGAATTTGATACTGCTGCATATATTGTGCATGTGGGAGAGGTTTACACAACTGCACAGTGGAAGAAACA GATCCACAGTGAGTCATCCAGTTTCTTTTACAGTCAAACTCCAAATACTCCAATTTGTGAAAGTAACATGGATTGGTTCATAGTGGAAAATTGCCAATGGGACAT GCTGGTTTCATTAATCTCATCAAGAAAGCAAAGGACCAAATAA